A genomic window from Gambusia affinis linkage group LG16, SWU_Gaff_1.0, whole genome shotgun sequence includes:
- the xgb gene encoding x globin, with translation MGCAISGLATKTEFSQRDRDEAAAAAAAAHLSEEQVQMIKDSWKVIRDDIAKVGIIMFVRLFETHPECKDVFFLFRDVQDLERLRTNRELRAHGLRVMSFIEKSVARLDQPERLEALAVELGKSHYHYNAPPKYYNYVGAEFICAVQPILKERWTAELEEAWKTMFQYVASLMRQGYQDESARQRNLAASPKDRPDKKNTAL, from the exons ATGGGGTGCGCGATTTCAGGTCTGGCAACAAAGACGGAGTTTTCACAGAGGGACAGAGATGAGGCTGCAGCCGCCGCAGCTGCTGCGCATCTCAGCGAGGAGCAGGTTCAGATGATCAAGGATTCCTGGAAAGTTATTCGAGACGATATTGCCAAAGTTGGGATTATTATGTTTGTGAG GTTGTTTGAGACGCATCCCGAGTGCAAAGACGTCTTCTTCCTGTTCCGAGATGTGCAGGACCTGGAGAGGCTGAGGACAAACCGGGAGCTCAGAGCACATGGTCTGCG GGTGATGTCCTTCATTGAGAAGAGTGTGGCCAGACTGGATCAGCCAGAGAGACTGGAAGCTCTGGCTGTGGAGCTGGGAAAAAGCCATTATCACTACAACGCCCCACCTAAATACTACAAT TACGTGGGCGCAGAGTTTATCTGTGCTGTACAGCCTATCCTAAAGGAGAGGTGGACCGCCGAGTTGGAGGAGGCCTGGAAG acgATGTTCCAGTATGTAGCGAGCCTGATGAGGCAGGGATATCAGGATGAGAGCGCCCGGCAGCGCAACCTGGCAGCATCCCCAAAGGACAGACCGGACAAGAAGAACACAGCTCTATGA
- the srp14 gene encoding signal recognition particle 14 kDa protein, translated as MVLLENDSFLTELTRLFQKCRTSGSVAITLKKYDGRTKPVPKKGHPESFEPSDNKCLIRASDGKKKISTVVSTKEVIKFQMAYSNLLRAHIDGLKKKDKKSKSKKTKATQ; from the exons ATGGTGTTACTCGAGAATGATTCG TTTCTCACAGAGCTCACTCGGCTCTTCCAGAAGTGTCGGACATCAGGAAGTGTTGCCATCACGCTAAAGAAGT atGATGGTAGAACTAAACCAGTTCCCAAAAAAGGGCATCCGGAGTCATTCGAACCTTCTGATAACAAGTGTCTCATCAGAGCATCTGATGGCAAGAAGAAAATTAGCACAGTG GTCAGCACCAAAGAAGTAATCAAGTTTCAGATG GCATACTCCAATCTTCTAAGAGCTCACATAGATGGTCTCAAGAAGAAAGATAAGAAAAGCAAGAGCAAGAAAACCAAAGCCACACAATGA
- the LOC122846224 gene encoding 5'-3' exonuclease PLD4 isoform X2, with the protein MTSTYSSLHDNYVSNKGRTSCVTLAVILGCLTVVGVILAIAVLERPTPKNHDTLPEDTGGLNLTDQCSMTLVESIPLYLKYKSNATFGIPLEQAWRDLISQASHSVNVVSFYWTLTGEDINVNSSTDILGKDILQALGELPSRNISVRVVSSVPTVKTNSTDLKILKQKGVQVRRVEFGRLTTGVLHTKFWIVDMKHVFIGSANMDWRALTQVKELGVVVYNCSRLAMDLHKIFQSYWVMGKPNSSLPQPWPANYSTNINKQHPLLVKEGNISSSLYIAGSPPSFCPPSRTQDLEAILSSISEADRFVDVAVMEYFPTTRFEKPHKYWPFIDDAIKMAVFERKVKIRMLISCGRDSDPAMLPFLQSLASMDYPLHHINIQIKLYIVPVGNQSDIPYTRVNHNKYMVTDKVAYIGTSNWVGDYFLTTAGVSLVISQNTPHSAFNNQTLYHQLKDVFNRDWHSEFAVHLGDLGHNPDCALSPR; encoded by the exons ATGACCTCAACGTACAGCAGCCTTCATGACAACTACGTTTCAAACAAAGGC AGGACCAGCTGTGTGACATTGGCTGTGATTTTGGGCTGTCTGACTGTGGTCGGTGTTATTCTTGCCATCGCTGTGTTGGAGAGACCAACACCTAAAAACCATGACACTCTTCCTGAGGACACTGGTGGGCTCAACCTCACTGACCAGTGCAG CATGACCCTTGTGGAAAGTATTCCTCtatatctaaaatataaaagcaatgCAACTTTTGGGATCCCTCTGGAGCAAGCCTGGAGAGACCTTATCTCCCAAGCATCACACAGCGTGAATGTAGTCTCATTCTACTGGACATTAACAGGGGAGGACATCAACGTCAACTCCTCCACTGATATTCTT GGAAAGGACATCCTACAAGCTCTTGGGGAACTTCCCTCCAGGAACATATCTGTCCGTGTGGTGAGCAGTGTTCCCACAGTCAAAACAAACTCCACAGATCTAAAGATCCTAAAACAGAAAG GGGTTCAGGTGAGAAGAGTAGAGTTTGGACGCCTGACGACAGGCGTCCTCCACACAAAGTTCTGGATTGTTGACATGAAGCATGTGTTCATTGGAAGTGCCAACATGGACTGGAGGGCTCTGACCCAG GTAAAGGAACTGGGAGTGGTGGTCTATAATTGTTCCAGGCTCGCGATGGACCTTCATAAGATCTTCCAGTCCTATTGGGTAATGGGGAAACCCAACAGTTCCCTGCCACAACCTTGGCCTGCAAATTATTCCACTAACATCAACAAACAGCACCCTCTGCTGGTAAAAGAGGGTAACATCTCCAGCAGCCTTTACATTGCT GGTTCTCCTCCATCCTTTTGTCCTCCATCAAGGACTCAGGACCTGGAGGCGATACTGTCCTCCATCTCAGAGGCTGACAGATTTGTTGATGTTGCTGTCATGGAGTATTTCCCCACCACTCGATTTGAAAAGCCTCACAA ATACTGGCCGTTCATTGATGATGCCATTAAAATGGCTGTGTTTGAAAGGAAAGTGAAGATCAGGATGTTAATCAGCTGTGGGCGTGATTCTGATCCAGCCATGCTGCCCTTTCTTCAGTCTTTGGCTTCAATGGATTACCCTCTCCATCACATCAACATCCAAATA aAACTGTACATTGTCCCCGTGGGAAATCAGTCTGATATTCCATACACCAGAGTCAATCATAACAAATACATGGTGACTGATAAAGTTGCATACATAG GCACCTCCAACTGGGTGGGTGACTACTTTCTGACCACAGCTGGAGTGAGTCTGGTCATTTCCCAGAACACTCCTCACTCTGCATTCAACAATCAGACCCTGTACCACCAGCTGAAGGACGTGTTCAACAGAGACTGGCACTCAGAATTCGCAGTCCACCTCGGGGATCTGGGACACAACCCAGACTGTGCTCTATCCCCAAGATGA
- the LOC122846224 gene encoding 5'-3' exonuclease PLD4 isoform X1 yields MTSTYSSLHDNYVSNKGKRTSCVTLAVILGCLTVVGVILAIAVLERPTPKNHDTLPEDTGGLNLTDQCSMTLVESIPLYLKYKSNATFGIPLEQAWRDLISQASHSVNVVSFYWTLTGEDINVNSSTDILGKDILQALGELPSRNISVRVVSSVPTVKTNSTDLKILKQKGVQVRRVEFGRLTTGVLHTKFWIVDMKHVFIGSANMDWRALTQVKELGVVVYNCSRLAMDLHKIFQSYWVMGKPNSSLPQPWPANYSTNINKQHPLLVKEGNISSSLYIAGSPPSFCPPSRTQDLEAILSSISEADRFVDVAVMEYFPTTRFEKPHKYWPFIDDAIKMAVFERKVKIRMLISCGRDSDPAMLPFLQSLASMDYPLHHINIQIKLYIVPVGNQSDIPYTRVNHNKYMVTDKVAYIGTSNWVGDYFLTTAGVSLVISQNTPHSAFNNQTLYHQLKDVFNRDWHSEFAVHLGDLGHNPDCALSPR; encoded by the exons ATGACCTCAACGTACAGCAGCCTTCATGACAACTACGTTTCAAACAAAGGC AAGAGGACCAGCTGTGTGACATTGGCTGTGATTTTGGGCTGTCTGACTGTGGTCGGTGTTATTCTTGCCATCGCTGTGTTGGAGAGACCAACACCTAAAAACCATGACACTCTTCCTGAGGACACTGGTGGGCTCAACCTCACTGACCAGTGCAG CATGACCCTTGTGGAAAGTATTCCTCtatatctaaaatataaaagcaatgCAACTTTTGGGATCCCTCTGGAGCAAGCCTGGAGAGACCTTATCTCCCAAGCATCACACAGCGTGAATGTAGTCTCATTCTACTGGACATTAACAGGGGAGGACATCAACGTCAACTCCTCCACTGATATTCTT GGAAAGGACATCCTACAAGCTCTTGGGGAACTTCCCTCCAGGAACATATCTGTCCGTGTGGTGAGCAGTGTTCCCACAGTCAAAACAAACTCCACAGATCTAAAGATCCTAAAACAGAAAG GGGTTCAGGTGAGAAGAGTAGAGTTTGGACGCCTGACGACAGGCGTCCTCCACACAAAGTTCTGGATTGTTGACATGAAGCATGTGTTCATTGGAAGTGCCAACATGGACTGGAGGGCTCTGACCCAG GTAAAGGAACTGGGAGTGGTGGTCTATAATTGTTCCAGGCTCGCGATGGACCTTCATAAGATCTTCCAGTCCTATTGGGTAATGGGGAAACCCAACAGTTCCCTGCCACAACCTTGGCCTGCAAATTATTCCACTAACATCAACAAACAGCACCCTCTGCTGGTAAAAGAGGGTAACATCTCCAGCAGCCTTTACATTGCT GGTTCTCCTCCATCCTTTTGTCCTCCATCAAGGACTCAGGACCTGGAGGCGATACTGTCCTCCATCTCAGAGGCTGACAGATTTGTTGATGTTGCTGTCATGGAGTATTTCCCCACCACTCGATTTGAAAAGCCTCACAA ATACTGGCCGTTCATTGATGATGCCATTAAAATGGCTGTGTTTGAAAGGAAAGTGAAGATCAGGATGTTAATCAGCTGTGGGCGTGATTCTGATCCAGCCATGCTGCCCTTTCTTCAGTCTTTGGCTTCAATGGATTACCCTCTCCATCACATCAACATCCAAATA aAACTGTACATTGTCCCCGTGGGAAATCAGTCTGATATTCCATACACCAGAGTCAATCATAACAAATACATGGTGACTGATAAAGTTGCATACATAG GCACCTCCAACTGGGTGGGTGACTACTTTCTGACCACAGCTGGAGTGAGTCTGGTCATTTCCCAGAACACTCCTCACTCTGCATTCAACAATCAGACCCTGTACCACCAGCTGAAGGACGTGTTCAACAGAGACTGGCACTCAGAATTCGCAGTCCACCTCGGGGATCTGGGACACAACCCAGACTGTGCTCTATCCCCAAGATGA